The Vulgatibacter sp. genome window below encodes:
- a CDS encoding ATP-binding protein, with amino-acid sequence MNQLPGKNPFRPGVGTRPPYLAGRDLPLRRFDSMLRAAPEQPANMRLTGLRGVGKTVLLQEFADRATRAGWATGSLELGPGHNTDDGITRAVTQVAEQARHRISKMARLRAVVGDAVRAAGTFSVTLSDVTLAIDPASRGAGSESIAKILLELCELALGKGMSGIVLLLDEAQVIRDDRDRHGDHPLSILIASVVALQRQLLPIGLVLCGLPTLTGNLLKARSYTERMFRAEEIGSLERIEACRALTEPLKDGAVDITQEVVDRVVDEVEGYPYFVQLWGAELWDAAHHASTSQINSVTFDATTDEVYRRLDLEFYEPRISTLTPAEQDLLLATAAAPTYPPLLVSEINEVSDKSAGNINVLLGRMVESGVIYRVRKGQYDYTAPKFRQYLLRRAKKANWHPSP; translated from the coding sequence ATGAACCAGTTGCCGGGGAAGAACCCGTTCCGCCCAGGCGTCGGGACGCGGCCTCCCTACCTCGCCGGCAGGGACCTGCCGCTGCGCCGCTTCGACTCCATGCTGCGTGCAGCACCGGAGCAGCCGGCCAACATGCGTCTCACCGGCCTGCGCGGAGTCGGCAAGACCGTCCTTCTCCAGGAGTTCGCAGACCGGGCGACGCGCGCAGGTTGGGCCACCGGATCGCTGGAATTGGGGCCTGGCCACAATACCGATGACGGGATCACGCGCGCGGTCACCCAGGTCGCCGAGCAAGCACGCCACCGCATCTCGAAGATGGCCCGGCTTCGCGCCGTGGTCGGCGACGCGGTCCGAGCGGCGGGGACGTTTTCCGTGACGCTCAGCGACGTGACGCTCGCCATCGATCCCGCCTCCCGTGGAGCGGGGAGCGAGTCCATCGCGAAGATCCTGCTCGAACTGTGCGAGCTCGCGCTCGGCAAGGGGATGAGCGGAATCGTCCTCCTGCTCGACGAGGCGCAGGTCATCCGGGACGACCGGGATCGACATGGCGATCATCCGCTGTCGATTCTCATCGCATCGGTCGTGGCGTTGCAGCGGCAACTGCTGCCAATTGGGCTCGTTCTCTGCGGTCTGCCGACTCTCACCGGCAACCTGCTCAAAGCGCGGTCCTACACCGAGCGGATGTTTCGAGCGGAAGAGATCGGCTCGCTCGAGCGGATCGAGGCGTGCCGCGCACTCACCGAGCCTTTGAAGGACGGAGCGGTCGACATCACCCAGGAGGTGGTTGACCGCGTCGTCGACGAGGTCGAGGGCTACCCCTACTTCGTGCAGCTTTGGGGAGCTGAGCTGTGGGACGCGGCCCACCACGCATCGACCTCCCAGATCAACTCGGTGACGTTCGATGCCACGACCGATGAGGTCTACCGAAGGCTCGACCTCGAGTTCTACGAGCCCAGAATCTCGACGCTGACCCCAGCCGAGCAGGATCTTCTGCTGGCAACAGCTGCAGCGCCCACCTACCCGCCGCTCCTCGTCTCGGAGATCAACGAGGTCAGCGACAAGAGCGCCGGCAACATCAACGTCCTCCTGGGGCGGATGGTCGAGTCTGGCGTCATCTACCGGGTTCGGAAGGGGCAATACGACTATACGGCACCGAAGTTCCGCCAATACCTGCTGCGCCGCGCGAAGAAGGCGAACTGGCATCCCTCTCCCTGA
- a CDS encoding ROK family protein: MSAAAIALGCDLGGTNVRVAVVEADGHVRSSVKRKLTDRSPEAVAKELAEGARDVLANVGASLEQVGGIGVGVAGQCLGSTGMVLVGPNLGWRNVPFGALVERELGRRARIVNDLSAAAWGEAAVGGARGARDVILVFVGSGVGSGLILNGALYEGAGGIAGEFGHVKVVAGGRPCGCGELGCLEAYVGGHNITRRIKELEAGGKAQAILKAAGGDATRIGGSALELAAEEGDTEAQQLRSEIAQMLGVQVGNLVTVLNPSRLILGGGVLTGMPGMKSEAIEWIRRSAQPAHMAQATILDAALGDDAGVIGAGLLGLLVAS, from the coding sequence ATGAGCGCTGCCGCCATCGCCCTGGGTTGCGACCTGGGAGGCACCAACGTCCGCGTCGCCGTGGTCGAGGCGGACGGACACGTGCGCTCCTCGGTGAAGCGCAAGCTCACCGATCGTTCGCCGGAGGCGGTGGCGAAGGAGCTGGCCGAGGGGGCGCGCGACGTGCTCGCCAACGTGGGCGCGTCGCTCGAGCAGGTGGGCGGCATCGGCGTCGGCGTGGCGGGGCAATGCCTCGGCTCCACCGGCATGGTCCTGGTCGGCCCCAACCTCGGCTGGCGCAACGTCCCCTTCGGCGCGCTGGTGGAGCGCGAGCTGGGGCGGCGGGCGCGGATCGTCAACGACCTCTCCGCCGCGGCGTGGGGCGAGGCGGCGGTCGGCGGGGCGCGGGGCGCCCGCGACGTGATCCTCGTCTTCGTCGGCAGCGGCGTGGGCTCGGGGCTCATCCTGAACGGCGCGCTCTACGAGGGCGCCGGCGGCATCGCCGGCGAGTTCGGCCACGTGAAGGTGGTGGCCGGCGGCAGGCCCTGCGGCTGCGGCGAACTCGGCTGCCTCGAGGCCTACGTCGGCGGCCACAACATCACCCGGCGGATCAAGGAGCTCGAGGCCGGCGGCAAGGCGCAGGCGATCCTCAAGGCAGCGGGCGGCGATGCCACCCGCATCGGCGGCTCGGCGCTGGAGCTGGCGGCGGAGGAGGGCGACACGGAGGCGCAGCAGCTCCGCTCCGAGATCGCCCAGATGCTCGGCGTCCAGGTGGGCAACCTCGTCACCGTGCTCAACCCCTCGAGGCTGATCCTCGGCGGCGGCGTGCTCACCGGCATGCCCGGCATGAAGAGCGAGGCGATCGAGTGGATCCGCCGCAGCGCCCAGCCTGCCCACATGGCGCAGGCGACCATCCTCGACGCCGCGCTGGGCGACGACGCCGGCGTGATCGGCGCGGGGCTGCTGGGGCTGCTCGTCGCGAGCTGA
- a CDS encoding phosphomannomutase/phosphoglucomutase translates to MNPHIFREYDIRGLVDKDLHPDSVSLIARGFARMIKDRGGKRVVLGRDCRTSSTVFRGIFSRALNDSGIDVVDIGVVPTPLTYFAAHVLEGIDGLVMITGSHNPPEYNGFKIGVGKTTLHGSEIQALRRIVEQGDFPSGHGITEELDVVPRYIEHVTSTLKMGPRKLRAIVDAGNGVGGDVAQRLYTALGVDFTGMYLEPDGTFPNHHPDPTVEENVAELKAKTTAERADLGIAFDGDADRIGVVDDQGSILWGDQLMILYSRAVLKEEPGTAIVGEVKCSQTMYDDIEKHGGKPVMWKAGHSLIKAKMKETKASLAGEMSGHIFFQNRWFGFDDGIYAGARLLEILSHEKRPLSEMLADVPKTWASPEIRRDAETEERKFALVKMATEHFRSKGHEVIDVDGVRVVFPDGWGLVRASNTQPILVLRYEAQTPERLEEIRQLIEGTLTELEKRVG, encoded by the coding sequence ATCAACCCGCACATCTTCCGCGAATACGACATCCGGGGTCTCGTCGACAAAGACCTCCACCCGGACAGCGTCTCCCTCATTGCCAGGGGCTTCGCCCGGATGATCAAGGACCGCGGCGGCAAGCGCGTGGTCCTGGGCCGGGATTGCCGGACCTCCTCCACGGTCTTCCGGGGCATCTTCTCGCGGGCCCTGAACGATTCCGGCATCGACGTGGTCGACATCGGCGTCGTCCCCACGCCGCTCACCTATTTCGCCGCCCACGTCCTCGAGGGGATCGACGGGCTGGTGATGATCACCGGCTCCCACAACCCGCCCGAGTACAACGGCTTCAAGATCGGCGTGGGCAAGACCACGCTCCACGGCAGCGAGATCCAGGCGCTGCGGCGGATCGTGGAGCAGGGCGACTTCCCCTCGGGCCACGGCATCACCGAGGAGCTCGACGTCGTCCCCCGCTACATCGAGCACGTCACGAGCACCCTGAAGATGGGGCCGCGCAAGCTCCGGGCGATCGTCGACGCCGGCAACGGCGTGGGCGGCGACGTGGCGCAGCGGCTCTACACCGCGCTCGGCGTCGACTTCACCGGCATGTACCTCGAGCCGGACGGCACCTTCCCCAACCACCACCCGGATCCGACGGTGGAGGAGAACGTCGCCGAGCTGAAGGCCAAGACCACCGCCGAGCGGGCGGACCTCGGCATCGCCTTCGACGGCGACGCGGATCGCATCGGCGTGGTCGACGACCAGGGGAGCATCCTCTGGGGCGATCAGCTGATGATCCTCTACAGCCGCGCGGTGCTGAAGGAGGAGCCGGGCACGGCCATCGTCGGCGAGGTGAAGTGCTCGCAGACGATGTACGACGACATCGAGAAGCACGGCGGCAAGCCCGTGATGTGGAAGGCGGGCCACTCGCTGATCAAGGCGAAGATGAAGGAGACGAAGGCCTCCCTCGCCGGCGAGATGAGCGGCCACATCTTCTTCCAGAACCGCTGGTTCGGCTTCGACGACGGCATCTACGCCGGCGCGCGCCTCCTCGAGATCCTCTCCCACGAGAAGCGGCCCCTCTCCGAGATGCTCGCCGATGTGCCGAAGACCTGGGCCTCGCCCGAGATCCGCCGGGACGCGGAGACCGAGGAGCGGAAGTTCGCGCTGGTGAAGATGGCCACCGAGCACTTCCGGTCGAAGGGCCACGAGGTGATCGACGTGGACGGCGTGCGCGTCGTCTTCCCCGACGGCTGGGGCCTGGTGCGTGCGTCCAACACGCAGCCGATCCTCGTGCTCCGCTACGAGGCGCAGACGCCCGAAAGGCTCGAGGAGATCCGCCAGCTCATCGAAGGAACGCTGACCGAGCTCGAGAAGAGGGTGGGCTGA
- a CDS encoding TolC family protein — MIPDRSKNHSLRRPLALATALALLAPGFAVAQEEQQPAQQQPETRPVQPGSNVQAPAEAPELIIDPDEVVPQADAPVLTLEEAVRRADLPEGALDLTVLRENLERANINVQRAWASLLPVVNLVGSYTRNSVAAEIAFPNFAAGLSEQPAGSGVFVPNEFVPVDIQPENQWGAQLEATMPLLVMPAYYGIANARQATELVENQITFARNELIFGLTQAYYGAVAAKRIIEVSAAQLASAREQERVAQARFDVGEIPKVGYLRAAVQRSRFEQDLVRAQNAYVSAKLAIAALIGVEEPFTVVAPPEVEVPAAGSIDEYVRAGLQRRRDLAAQRDAVEIAERAVKAAYWQFAPVIAANGAYRWANVGGFTGETETWAVTVSAIFTIFDWNRYADVDEAKSQLAQSRAERENLSRTVSREVKTALLELESARANLISAEEASRLAKESATLVRAQYEAGAATYLDVIDANATEFAADVSVVTEQLNAAVAALRLSRSMGTFGVERFP, encoded by the coding sequence ATGATTCCCGATCGGTCCAAGAACCACTCCCTGCGTCGGCCCCTTGCCCTCGCTACCGCTCTCGCTCTGCTCGCGCCTGGCTTCGCCGTGGCGCAGGAGGAGCAGCAGCCCGCACAGCAGCAGCCCGAGACGCGGCCGGTGCAGCCGGGCTCCAACGTGCAGGCGCCTGCAGAGGCGCCCGAGCTCATCATCGATCCCGACGAGGTGGTGCCACAGGCCGACGCGCCGGTGCTCACCCTCGAGGAGGCGGTGCGCCGCGCCGACCTGCCGGAGGGCGCCCTCGACCTCACGGTGCTCCGCGAGAACCTCGAGCGGGCGAACATCAACGTGCAGCGGGCCTGGGCCTCGCTCCTGCCGGTGGTGAACCTGGTGGGCAGCTACACCCGCAACTCGGTGGCGGCGGAGATCGCCTTCCCCAACTTCGCCGCGGGCCTCTCCGAGCAGCCGGCGGGCAGCGGGGTCTTCGTCCCCAACGAGTTCGTGCCGGTCGACATCCAGCCGGAGAACCAGTGGGGCGCGCAGCTCGAGGCGACGATGCCGCTGCTGGTGATGCCCGCCTACTACGGCATCGCCAACGCCCGGCAGGCCACCGAGCTGGTGGAGAACCAGATCACCTTCGCGCGCAACGAGCTCATCTTCGGGCTCACCCAGGCCTACTACGGCGCGGTGGCGGCGAAGCGGATCATCGAGGTCTCCGCCGCGCAGCTCGCCTCCGCCAGGGAGCAGGAGCGCGTGGCGCAGGCGCGCTTCGACGTCGGCGAGATCCCCAAGGTCGGCTACCTCCGCGCAGCGGTGCAGCGCTCGCGCTTCGAGCAGGACCTGGTCCGGGCACAGAACGCGTACGTCTCCGCGAAGCTCGCCATCGCCGCGCTCATCGGCGTGGAGGAGCCCTTCACCGTGGTGGCGCCGCCGGAGGTCGAGGTGCCCGCCGCGGGCTCCATCGACGAGTACGTGCGCGCCGGCCTGCAGCGCCGCAGGGACCTCGCCGCGCAGCGGGATGCGGTGGAGATCGCCGAGCGGGCGGTGAAGGCCGCCTACTGGCAGTTCGCCCCGGTGATCGCCGCCAACGGCGCCTACCGCTGGGCCAACGTCGGCGGCTTCACCGGCGAGACCGAGACCTGGGCGGTGACGGTGAGCGCCATCTTCACCATCTTCGACTGGAACCGCTACGCGGACGTCGACGAGGCGAAGAGCCAGCTCGCGCAGTCCCGGGCCGAGCGCGAGAACCTCTCGCGCACCGTGAGCCGGGAGGTGAAGACGGCGCTGCTGGAGCTCGAGAGCGCCCGCGCCAACCTCATCTCCGCCGAGGAGGCCTCGCGCCTCGCCAAGGAGAGCGCAACGCTCGTTCGTGCACAATACGAGGCGGGCGCCGCCACCTACCTCGACGTCATCGACGCCAACGCCACGGAATTCGCAGCGGACGTGAGCGTGGTCACCGAGCAGCTCAACGCCGCCGTCGCCGCCCTGCGGCTCTCCCGGTCGATGGGCACGTTCGGAGTGGAACGCTTCCCCTGA